One genomic window of Branchiostoma lanceolatum isolate klBraLanc5 chromosome 5, klBraLanc5.hap2, whole genome shotgun sequence includes the following:
- the LOC136435787 gene encoding piggyBac transposable element-derived protein 4-like, producing MLEEDLEMYVHEAAVAAEAGGGEAVDEAAVAAEAGEGEAVDEAAVAAEAGGGEAVDLYAQMRHARAVCVEEFYRRNGSVAQAERTWFEVRPDEVYPYGPKNFRAPGPVGIKRTEDNRNKLSFFVEIFDEDLIRYMVRCTNKYARERRLVYRRENRSRWSATSTAELKAFLGCMICAGYAHQPSLASYWSTDEDAGCEVLKRAFPFNRYRQLLRYLHYSWEEFPPRGSGRLKVFKAREKEDQVLKVRTVMERVNENSCRARHVGQNLVVDETTIAFRGRHMLRRYNPSKPTKYGYCVRALAEPDGYILSDKLCGARIDPERMSPDERVMHGIGDELLSPLDLKPARVVNRLTRPFQGCYGTVFCDSYYTGVQLADYLFSKETYLVGTVRKNASGLPTAKHDHPYRPRRGRPPRLLFR from the coding sequence ATGTTAGAGGAGGATTTGGAGATGTACGTCCACGAGGCGGCTGTTGCGGCGGAGGCCGGTGGAGGTGAAGCGGTGGACGAGGCGGCTGTTGCGGCGGAGGCCGGTGAAGGTGAAGCGGTGGACGAGGCGGCTGTTGCGGCGGAGGCCGGTGGAGGTGAAGCGGTGGACCTTTATGCTCAGATGAGGCATGCGAGGGCCGTCTGTGTCGAGGAGTTTTATCGACGGAACGGATCGGTCGCTCAAGCTGAACGAACATGGTTTGAGGTGCGTCCTGACGAAGTTTACCCGTATGGGCCCAAGAATTTCAGGGCACCCGGGCCCGTCGGCATTAAAAGAACCGAGGACAATCGAAACAAATTGTCATTCTTCGTCGAGATCTTTGACGAAGATCTTATCCGGTATATGGTGCGCTGTACGAACAAATACGCACGGGAAAGGCGCCTTGTATACCGTAGGGAAAATCGCTCGCGCTGGTCCGCTACCTCGACAGCCGAGCTGAAGGCCTTCTTGGGGTGCATGATTTGCGCAGGCTATGCACATCAACCAAGCCTTGCGTCCTACTGGTCTACCGATGAAGACGCTGGCTGTGAGGTCTTGAAAAGGGCGTTCCCCTTCAACCGGTATCGTCAACTTTTGAGATACCTCCACTACTCTTGGGAAGAATTTCCTCCTCGAGGCAGCGGGCGACTTAAGGTCTTCAAAGCAAGGGAGAAAGAAGACCAAGTACTGAAGGTTAGGACTGTAATGGAGAGAGTCAACGAGAATAGCTGCCGTGCTCGCCACGTCGGCCAAAATCTAGTCGTTGATGAGACAACAATTGCGTTCAGGGGACGTCACATGCTTCGGCGGTATAACCCTTCGAAGCCGACCAAGTATGGTTATTGTGTCCGCGCTCTGGCTGAGCCAGATGGCTATATATTGTCCGATAAATTGTGCGGCGCGAGGATTGATCCGGAGAGGATGTCGCCAGACGAAAGGGTCATGCATGGGATTGGTGACGAACTTCTCAGCCCTCTCGATCTCAAGCCCGCCCGAGTGGTGAATAGGCTGACAAGGCCGTTTCAGGGCTGCTATGGCACAGTTTTCTGTGACTCCTACTATACAGGCGTGCAGCTCGCGGACTATCTTTTCAGCAAGGAAACTTATCTGGTAGGAACGGTAAGAAAAAATGCGTCAGGCCTACCGACGGCAAAGCACGACCACCCATACAGACCTAGGCGAGGTAGACCACCTAGGCTGTTGTTCAGATAA
- the LOC136435789 gene encoding uncharacterized protein yields the protein MRPCPTLFAIFFSMMLREIKEDLTEGIYIRFRTDGSIFNLRRLLARTKTLEELILDLLFADDCALLAHTEEALQTVVNYFAEACKAFGLTISLKKTEAMYQKPPRGTYTPPQISIDGQSLNAVEHFTYLGSVISNDATVTKDMDSRLGKACSSFGRLQKRVWKNHSLRLSTKIQVYRAVVITTLLYGAET from the coding sequence ATGCGTCCTTGCCCTACTCTCTTCGCCATCTTCTTCAGTATGATGCTGAGAGAGATCAAGGAGGATCTCACTGAAGGGATCTACATCAGGTTCAGAACGGACGGTAGTATCTTCAACCTCAGGAGACTCCTAGCCCGCACAAAGACACTGGAAGAGCTGATCCTCGATTTGCTGTTCGCAGATGACTGTGCACTCCTGGCTCACACAGAGGAAGCCCTACAGACAGTTGTCAACTACTTTGCAGAAGCATGTAAGGCCTTCGGGCTCACCATCAGCCTCAAGAAAACGGAGGCGATGTACCAGAAGCCACCACGTGGAACCTACACCCCTCCACAGATCAGCATTGATGGGCAGTCTCTGAACGCAGTCGAGCACTTTACTTACCTGGGGAGTGTCATCTCCAACGATGCTACAGTGACCAAGGATATGGACAGCCGACTTGGCAAAGCCTGCAGCTCGTTCGGGCGGCTACAGAAGCGTGTCTGGAAGAACCACTCACTACGTCTCTCAACAAAGATCCAGGTGTATAGAGCAGTAGTCATCACCACTCTTCTGTACGGGGCTGAAACTTAG